ttccgaacgggttcgccggtaagtgcttcaggttcttcgccaatagggcaatgtggtgggtgaaaaggatcaccttcttcacttctccattgattaagtagactacgaacccacccccaattcatccagaaaaggtgatgactaattggttggttcatttcggttacgctgccattagagcttgaggagtttgaggaatcaagtgagaaatccatattatctgatctgaataagggtttttgttataagatgagtgttgaatattgaatgatatatttgtcttcttgatatacgtatatatagcaaaaagatttccgtaatttacggaggaaatttagaaaaagtgttagacaaagtctattaagatagatatgataagatataataagatatgatgtgtctatactccaataatagcagtatgacgtgtcgagatcataaaatgataagtatgtaatctgataatctttcgattaaagactttcaattcgtaatggcctattcaggtctaggggcttgagctataggatcctttgaatcgataatccaaacccttctattctagggtttcgtagacgccatccgtcaagaaaattcaatgataaaaaataacgagaaatcaaagatttaaaagtaatgaatatgagtagtgatgacattataatgtctttgagattctcgataactcaatgacattttcctgttcacaaaccgatgcataaaggcataaagcatataggtacgtgatataacaaggaggttatatacgtttgagtatgaatagtaacaaatataggagtttcaaaaatcatggataacatttcatgtaatacatatgtaatacacaaaactatgatagatgacataggaatgtcgagaacggtgtcgcatttaaatgtggtggcggaattgaatagtacttagaaaagtgagcagagttcttaggttggctcggcattctaagataagtaaagtttctaaagtatagtgtagcatttaacagtttgaggcaacaattaaaggcactatagtcaaggaaagttgtagtcctacattgctaaggtacctaattatataaggcacacataaaatgcaatcctggttctctacaacagcctgctctgataccaatctgtcatacccccaaatagggcctagggtatttgtgactaattatatcaaatcacagttgtacaaacgagaacgactctaaatgagacgttttatttattaaataaacagcggaagcattattcaaagttttacatcataagagtacagtaaatggaaaatgtctaaataaaatgataaatatgaatgatggattccatgcaagcagcaaagcatacatcaatcatctagtagcaagtagcagctagctcaatcattacctgagacaaaatatgcttaaagtgtcaaccaaaaaggttgagtgaaattcatagatttataaataatatccaaagttttagaccacaagatttagtttaaagttgatcaatatagatatatcaatctaaaagtgttgctgtagtttgtaatatcgctactaaacaatttaccctatgacaccttgtactgtcagtgtcgtggaatcattattatgtaaccaaagaccaacggtcgaatggttagagacgttactctcaatatgcctactcacaataattaagtttgcatttaaatgtagcaattaacgatattacggtagggatttagcatgaatcaaagcatgacagcatagttaacaatttagtacttgtgtctaaacataaaacagttataaagcaagcatgtgtctcaccccaaaagttttaAAGcaattatgaaatagtaaaaagtggggctatgaagttcaccttagtagcacaaaagagtattccacgaaagaattgaacggaaggacgtgaccaagatctcaacctagagatagaacgtatgatcagacattgcctaacagacaatagtatatagtactatattgatagtaatggttcactaaataatttccattttcgaaaggttactatttatggaaagtttccacttatagtaattttttcaattttagaaagttcgggttaatctttagcaagacgttgtacaactttactcaaacttcgttgctatcaaataagtcaggaatgaccagatgtaacctgggcccaggattcttgaccagaatctaagtcatggcattcgagatccacaagcttacccataaatggcaacctagacatcattcacttacgaccgtgagtagcgatgaagttcacatgaattgtacattatctttgattaaccttcactttaggtgtatacacacaacgaattattaatgtacttaataattatatatgtgataatataacctaagtattatttaatatttagttattataccttagtatgtcttatatatattaaatataattacctttaaataaatacctaaattacttcaaaaataatagtgttttattaatcgaacattatccaaaaatgtctaaataattagttaaatatgtaaaaattatatacataatttttatagtcttagttaatcatatttattagtagaaaaatttaagaaaacatttttattatatttttatatttatttttgtttttacccttaatttattcacaaaacaagtttaattctacataattactaaataaacccaaacaattatttttataatttttataagtttctatcagtctaataacttgtaaaaaaatatttaaatttttttttattatttaatatttattcttaatttacctctgaattacataataatagagtttaattatataataattaccaattcgaccaaagtaattatttttataattttttttagatctatataagttttataaactcataaaaaattatatatattttatttttggttaaaagtatttattacgaattttacattgtttttacgtttaaacacataattcgtatttaattataaataatatttcataaattatcaaaattatttttatacatcataatacttataatactaattataacatataaacataattaatttcgaattttacaacgaATATacaataagtataaatataatcgacaatattaaaaaaaataataataaaaatagaaagtacctcaaattttcttcaatgttttgagagaacaacttaagttttagtttttggcaagaaaatatgaatgaggagccatgtatttataggtaaaaatggttggtgaaaagaaaaagttaataataaaataaaggtgccaattttgacaaaataataaaaatatgttaaaaatgtttttaataagtttttttgtttttgaaaatatttagtcaaaattcatgggctcattatttaatttataaaaaaaatcgtatttctttttttataagctaaaaatataaataatgattaaaataacttatcatttaattaataattatgttacatatagttttatatataatacacattaatattaatattaactaaagttattttatataattagtataaactttagttaacaaaacgtgtcgacaaaagaaaaatatttaatcaacgtcgaatttaatcgtatattaagtatggataacaaccctaggggcaaattagttaattcaagtatgaaaatatgaGGATTGTTATAAATGCACAACAGTAGGGCAAAGAGCATGAATAAAATAGTGCACATAACCATTTAATTTCAGGTAGACATACAGACaaacaaaatatatacatatacatatacatatacatatgtatatatatatatatatatatatatatatatatatatacccacccACACAGACACACACACCGATATATATATACCACACGAAAGCATGAAAAAAAAACTACTCATGCTTAAACataaatacatatagatacattcgtagatatatatacctaggtacagatacaatacagacaaacatacatacaccaatacatgcacttagatacatagatacatatatagatacaaacatataCATCGGTACATATATATAGCCTAAAAACATATAAATAGATACAAAGGCATATAAACCATGTAGAGGGGTATAAATAGTGTGATTATTGAATATCtacttataattatatatgtagttgtataataaaagtaactaacacaatgaaaagaaagaaaaaaaaaaaaaaaaaaaaaaactactcaataattctaattctcctcctcctcctcctcaggATTAGCCTCACTAAACCCAACACTAAACTCGTAAACATGAATTCCCCTAATTTTTATTTCTTTCAATCAAAACCCTAGTTTCATCTTCTAAACAGTACACCTGAATTAAAATCACAAACACCATctgaattaattatttaattataagtCATAAATACGATATATCAAACTTCATGTAAGTCAATTAGATACTACTCTGTCAGTACTGATGTTTTTCTCACCTGCATTTTTTTATCATATTTATTAGGGTTTATGTATAGATATGATAGTACTAATATATATCTACATCTGTATAATCACAGCTAATTTCTTCAATTATACACGCCATGATCTGTGAATAGTTGTTAATTGCTTTAATTGATAATCGGGGTAATTGTATGAGCAATTTAGGTCAAAATGTTGAGTGCTTAGTGATACGGTAATGGTGAACATTTaattagggtttgtttgattgtgtGAACGATGTCGTTTAAGAGTATAATTCAGGATATGAAGGGAGAGTTTGGGAGTATTTCGCGAAAAGGTTTCGGATTGAGATCGAGATCACAACGAATGGTCGAGGATAAATCGGCGGTGATTATTGATGCGTTGAAGCAAAGTTGTTGGGCGAATATGCCGCCTGAGCTGCTACGTGACGTTTTGATGAGGATTGAGGCGTCGGAGTGTACTTGGCCTTTAAGGAAGAATGTGGTTTCGTGTGCTGGTGTTTGTCGAAATTGGAGAGAAATTATGAAAGAGATTGTTAAGAATCCAGAAGATTCGGGCAAATTGACGTTCCCAATTTCGTTGAAGCAGGTTTGTTATGTTTTCGTTGGTGTTAAATATAGCTGCGTTTGTTCATTTGTTTTGATATTTTACTTGTTGACAAAGTTTGAAGCATTGTATGATTGTATCTGATATACAACCTTTACATGGTTTAACTATAAAGAAGGATGGTACCACTTAGAAGAACAAAGTCAGCCAGAAAATGAATAACATAGATAAAAATGTCATGTTAGATTCTTTTGGTTGATAAAGCATACAGTCTTAAAAGGGGGGCTTAATACCTCGTTACCCAACTTTTCATGGTATATAATGTTTTCTTCCGCTGTTTGAGAATCAAGCATTTGAAGTAACTCGTAAAAAACATTTGTTTTCCCATTTTTGTCTTCTTTACTCTCTTGAAAAAGAATCAGTTGATGTTGTTAATGGTTTAGTTCATATGCTAATGCTTTTGCATTCGCCTTTTCATTATTTTGGATTGTGAGACTAAGATGAAAACCTAGGTAAATGGATCCCCAATTCACACAgttttttgtttcccttgttagttGTGTTTGTATATGTAGTTAAATAAGTAGTTCACGTTATCTGGTATGTGGACTTTTTATGTTAGTGTGTGTGTAGAGGTGTAAATCCAATATGGTAATTGAAGTTAGGCCAAACACCACtttattgttttcattattttatATATGGATTGAACTCTTTTATTTAGATACACTATAAAGGTAAACTGTCCGagcatattttttttattaaacgtCACTTTAAATTGTTGATTGCTTATTTCTAGCCGGGTTCAAGGGGATCTCTAATACAATGCTTTATTAAACGGAACCGAAGTGCTCAAACATATCATCTCTACCTCAGTTTGAATCAAGGTATGGTGCTACTCACTTCTTGGTCCTTACGTCATTACATTTATCTCTTATGTAATTTGTTGTACGCGATCTCATCTTTGTTCTAATGGCATCTCAAATCAAGTTATTGAGTTGCAGATATAGCATGCTCCAGTTTTAATGTTTATAGTCTCAAATGCTTGCCAGTTTTAAAGGACACTTTCAGTGGTCTACTATGAAACTTCACTAATATAATACGAGTATTATGTAAGACTAATCCTTTATAATGACTCGTTGGCAGCATCAAATGACGATGGGAAGTTTCTTCTTGCTGCTAAAAAATGTAGACGTGCTACATGCACGGATTATATTATTTCTCTAAACACTGAGGACGTATCGAAAGGCAGCAGCACTTACATAGGAAAGTTGAGGTAAGCAGTAAGCTAATCATGAACACACAAATCAATTGTTTATTTAACAATATTCTTACTGAATTACTACAACAGATCAAACTTCCTTGGAACAAAATTCACGGTCTATGATGCACAACCACCAAATGGCGGAGCATTAGCAACAAAATGCCGTTCATTCAGGCCCGGTAGTATGAAACGAGTGTCGCCAAAGGTTCCTGCTGGAAATTACCCAGTTTCCCAAATTTCCTATGAGCTGAATGTCTTGGGTTCCAGGTATAATATGGGTCCTAAACCATGTGCTGTATGTATTGTATGTTACTATGATATTGTTTGGACTAAGAAACACAAATACCACAATAAGTTATTGATAGTACATTGCTATGCTTCTTACGGTATTTTCGATGGGAGATGTGTCGAAATGGGCAGGTAGGGCAACTAGGTCAAAAAATATACATTAGGGAGTCAACAAAAAACCGAATTGACCCAATTCAGGGTTTGTGTTATTTTTAGCAGGTAAAAAATCACTTAACTTGTAATCGAATGTTTATAGTGTCCTAGATCGTTTTGTAGGCAGGTTTGGCCTAACCTGGCCCGCTTTTACCAGTACATAAAATAACTGGGTTGTCCTTAAGTCAAATTTGACCCATGACCCTACCTGTTCG
This genomic stretch from Rutidosis leptorrhynchoides isolate AG116_Rl617_1_P2 chromosome 11, CSIRO_AGI_Rlap_v1, whole genome shotgun sequence harbors:
- the LOC139877632 gene encoding tubby-like F-box protein 3 — translated: MSFKSIIQDMKGEFGSISRKGFGLRSRSQRMVEDKSAVIIDALKQSCWANMPPELLRDVLMRIEASECTWPLRKNVVSCAGVCRNWREIMKEIVKNPEDSGKLTFPISLKQPGSRGSLIQCFIKRNRSAQTYHLYLSLNQGMVLLTSWSLPSNDDGKFLLAAKKCRRATCTDYIISLNTEDVSKGSSTYIGKLRSNFLGTKFTVYDAQPPNGGALATKCRSFRPGSMKRVSPKVPAGNYPVSQISYELNVLGSRGPRRMQCVMNAIPASAMEPGGIAPTQTEFQLSKTDSFSSLPFFRSKSARIDNSPLQSSLSTENGSVLMLKNKAPRWHEQLQCWCLNFNGRVTVASVKNFQLVASRENDNNEDVIIQFGKVGKDVFTMDYKYPISAFQAFAICLSSFDTKIACE